The region CTGCTTGACGTTGTAAGACATTAGCATTTTCTTGAATTTTAACAGCCATGCGATCAAAAGCAACAGAGACTTGCATCAGTTCATCTGAACCTGTTAATTGAGTTCTGATATAAAACTTTCCTTCTGCTAAACTATTACTAGCAGAAACCAACCGATAAACTCGTTTAGTGAGAGTCACATAAAAGAAAAACCATAAACCTAGACAAAATATTATTAACACGCCATTAAAAATTAGTGATCGCCTTAAAGCTCCATTAAAAGCTTCTTGTTTAACACTCGTCAGATCATATTCAAGCAAGAGAATACCTAGCCGAGAAGGTTTGATTTCGTTAGGTAAAATCTGTAAAACTAAAGGATAAATTGCAATCAGCTTTTTTTGATCTTTAGAAATTAGTATTTTTCCTGCCATTTTTTGTTGCACAGAGGCGAAATGAGACCTATAATCAGCACTTATTATTTCATCACTGGAAGTTCCTTTAAGTTCATAATTATTGGACAAACGAATGATATTTTTATCATCTATTTTTACCACTAAAGAGAGATTGGGATCACTGCCAATCTGACTAATAACTGTAGTTTCTATATCGTCGTAAGCATTGCTACCCGCTGTACTATGTTTACGTTCCATATAATCTAATATTCTGGCTGTTTGTCCAGCATAAATTTTCAGATAATTTTTAGCAGTTGTCGTTTGTGTCTCGTAGTTTTCAGTAATTTCTTTACGCAACGATATCAGCCCAAAAAGACTACCAAAAGTAATTAAAATAATAGGAATGGAAAATCTGATGGGTAGGGGAAAATATTGGAGCATAAATTTTAGGGAGTTGATAATTTAGCGTTCTTAATAAACTGATCATCTAGGATTGTATTTATATCAATATCTTTGGGTAATAAATTTTTTTCTCGCATAATATTGATCAGTTTTTTGCTGCCCATGACAAAAGAGGAATCACTTTGATTGAATAATTTTTGATTTTCTTCTAAGTTGAGTTGATGTATACCTTTAAAAGCATTCAGAATGTTTTCTGGTGTTACTTGTGTTCGTTTGGCGATGCGAGTTGCTCCTTCTTGAAGGTTTTCTTCTAAGTATTTTAAGGCTTGAAATCGTCCATTCACTAATGATTGAATGCTTTGAGGAGAATTAGCGATCGCCTCGGTACTCACAGCCAAAACATCTACAATTTCTCCCGGAATCTGGCTACTATCAAACAATACTTTTGCCCCAGCTTCTAATATTTTAGGAACAGCAGGCCCAAAGGTAACGACCGCATCTACTTGTCTCTGTTTATAAGCTCGTTCATGTTCTAATGGCTCTAAAGAAACGATCTCAATATCTTTAACAGACATCCCATTTTTTTCCAGTGCCCGAGCTATCATAAAAGATCCCAAAGCAGTTGGTTCTAGTCCCACTCGCTTTCCTTTTAAGGCTTTGATATTAGTCATAT is a window of Planktothrix tepida PCC 9214 DNA encoding:
- a CDS encoding ABC transporter substrate-binding protein — protein: MKRLTKQQWLKYLKYLTFSLITGILAIALTNCIPEPSSPLRIATNLWPGYETLYLAEDLGYYDNQSIRLIDYPSGTEEVKAYRNGEIEGAGLSIDQALSIAATQENLKIIAIMDVSNGADVILGRPDMTNIKALKGKRVGLEPTALGSFMIARALEKNGMSVKDIEIVSLEPLEHERAYKQRQVDAVVTFGPAVPKILEAGAKVLFDSSQIPGEIVDVLAVSTEAIANSPQSIQSLVNGRFQALKYLEENLQEGATRIAKRTQVTPENILNAFKGIHQLNLEENQKLFNQSDSSFVMGSKKLINIMREKNLLPKDIDINTILDDQFIKNAKLSTP